CGAGGATCTTGGCGCGGTTTTTCGTGTTGGCCACTTCCGGACCGAGCTGTTCATCCCTAAGCCTGCTCAGCACCTGCACCGTCTCAGCAATCTCGCCTTCGGAAGGACGCGCCCAGCCCATCTTTTCCGCGATGGCCAAAAGCCCAAAAAAGCTGTAGCCCAGGGCTGCCCGGGCAGGAAGCCCGGAGGGGAGCTTGATCATAGGCACCCCTTCTGCAGCAGCCTGATCCCCCAGACGCCCGCCTGTGGTGAGAACAACCAGGTTAGCCCCCTGCTTTTGGGCCATGGCATAGGAACTCAGGGACTCTTCGGTTTCACCGGAATAGCTCGAGACCACAACCAAGGTCTTGGACCCCACATAGGCGGGCACAAAATAGTGGCGGCTCACCTCCAGACTAACCGGGCAGCGGTCCACTAAGTAGGAGCGCAGAAGATCTCCCCCGATTGCGGAACCGCCCACTCCGGCAACCACCATGCAGGTGGAATCAGCGTAGTGTGGCGGAAAGCTCAGGCCTCCCGCCATCTGAATGCCGTGCGCGCATTGTTCGGGAAAAGCACTGAGCAGCCCCAGCATCCCGTGGGAGTCAATTGCCTGGATCTGGTCCGGATCGTCTAGAGGTCTAGGCACCTTCTTCCACCGGTTCGGGGGAGAGCTTCTTGAGTTCGGTCTGGAGGTATTCGAGGACCCCCTTGCCGGTGGGAAAGCTCAAGGCCTTTTCAGCAACGAGCTTGGCTTGTTCGTAATTAGCATTCCGGATAATTCTTTTGATTTCCGGCAGAGCGGCAGCGGAAACACTCAGCTCATCCATTCCCAACCCCAAAAGCAAAAGCGCACAAGCAGGCATAGCAGCCATTTCACCGCACATGCCCACCCAAAGATTATTTTCATGCCCGACTTTGACCACATGTTGAATCATTCGCAGAATTGCCGGATGCGTGGGCTCATAAAGGTAGGCTGTCTTTTCATTGAGCCGGTCGACCGCAAGGGCATATTGGATAAGGTCATTGGTTCCGATACTGAAGAAAGAGACTTCTTTCGCCAAAATATCGGCGGCCAAAACAGCGGACGGCACTTCAATCATTGCGCCCACTTGCAGGTGTTCATCAAAGGGGATCTCCTGGTCACGCAGTTCCTGCTTGGCCTCTTCGAGCAGTCCGTTCGCGTCCTGCAGTTCCTCCAGGCCTGAAATCATGGGATACATGATCTGTATGTTGCAGTGCACGGAAGCCCTGAGAATAGCCCTAAGCTGTATCTTGAAGATCCCCGGGTGAGCCAGGCAGAAACGAATCGCCCTCCACCCGCGGTAAGATTCCATGTCCCCCCGGTCAGGCAAAGCCAGCAAGGAAGCCAGCTTGTCGCCCCCTAAATCAATGGTTCGGATGATAACAGGCTTCGGACACAATCGCCGGGCCACTGCCTGGTAGCACTGGAGTTGCTCCTCTTCATCCGGCAGTTCTTTGCGGTTCATATACAGGAACTCAGTCCGGTACAGGCCGATTCCCTCTGCCCCGTGTTCGATGACAGAAGAGACTTCCTCGGGCAGCTCGATATTGGCGGAAAGATTGACACAGCGTCCGTCCAGGGACTCCGAGGGCAGGTCTCGCAACTGCAGCAAGCCGCGCTCCAGCTTGGCCAAACGCTTTTCTGTTTCTTTGTATTCCCTGGAGAGGGCCTCATCGGGCTCCAGATAGACCACACCTTTGTAGCCATCGACAATCACTCTGGCCCCGTCGTTGAGGCGCTCGGTCGCGTCTCCCAGCCCGACGACCGCGGGGATCTCCAAAGACTTGGCAATAATGGCCGTATGAGAAGTAGGGCCCCCGACATCTGTGGCAAAGGCAAGGACCTTGGTTTTGTCCATGACCGCGGTTTCGCTGGGAGTCAGGTCATGCGCCACAATAATTGAGGGTTCCGAGAGTTCGTTCAGATTCTGTAAGGAGTGGTGGGGAATCCCCAGGAGATGACGGAGTATACGCTTGCCGATATCGTCGATATCGGAAGCCCGCTCCTTGAGGTAAGCGTCGTCAATACGGGAAAAAGCCGAGACATACTGCTGAAGAACATCCGACAGGACATACTCGGCCGATAAACGCTCTTGTCTGATCCGGCCGACAATTTCCTCAATGAAAATTTGGTCGTCCAAAAGCAAAAGGTGCGCCTGAAAGATCTGGCTTTCTGCATCGCCGATCTCCGAGCCCACCTTATTGTAAATTTCCTGGATTTCAGTATGCGTGTTGGAAAGCGCCTGGCGGAAGCGCTCAATCTCCGGATTGAGATCGGCCTGGGCTATCTCACGCCGGTGGACAACGTAGTCTGCGCGCTTGAGGACAACGAGTTTGCCTGCAGCAATCCCTGGAGCAGCTGGTATCCCTTTGAGTAGTTCCATCCGGATTCCCCACTATCCGAGATTCTCTTCCACGATGACGATCAGCTCCTCCAACGCCTCCTCAGCGTCAATGCCCTCGACCTCGATCGTGATTTTCGCGCCCTTGCCTGCCCCCAGCATCAAGATCCCCATGATCGACTTCCCGTTCACCCTTTGGGATCCGCGCCGGACAGAAACACTCGCATCAAACTTTTTCGCCACCTTTACAAATAGTGCAGCCGGTCGCGCGTGTAAACCTTCTTCATTATGAATCACTACGGTACGCCGCAATGTGGGCATGGCTGCACTTCCAATGGCCGTCATCCACTCAAATATACCGACTCCTATTGGACCTTTTCATCCTCGGCACGGATGATTTCCACCAAGGCTTTCTGCTCCATAGACTTCTTCAGCTCTTCACGGAAGAAACGGTCCTTCAAAAGCCGGGAGATCCGCGCCAATGCTTTAAGGTGCGGGCCCGCGGAATCGTGCGGCGCAACCAGCAAGAAGAAGAGGTGAACGGGGGCGCCATCCAACGAGTCGAAGTCAACACCCAAGTTGGACTTGCCAAAGGCTGCCACAAGTGTATCCACACGGTCGCTTTTGCCGTGCGGAATACCCACGCTTTGGCCAATTCCCGTACTTCCCAAAGATTCCCGCTCCAAAAGAACGCGGGTGATTTCTGTCTTATCTGCCTCTTTGACGGATCCGGCCCTCACGAGCAACCCAACCATCTCTTCAATGACGCCCTTTTTATCAGTCGCCTTCAGATTGGGCTCAACCGCTTCCGCATCGAGAAAATCCATGATTCTCATGAAAATTCTCCTAAGTATTGATCGATGAGTGCCTTGACTGCTCTGCTTCCCTAACCAACCCTGGATTGACCCAGGTAAAACATGGAGCGGGAGAAGGGACTCGAACCCTCGACAACCACGTTGGCAACGTGGAGCTCTACCAACTGAGCTACTCCCGCTTGTAAAATCTTATACCCCGTGCCGCCGCAACCACTGGTGGGCGGAAGAGGACTCGAACCTCCACGGGTTGCCCCACTAGATCCTAAATCTAGCGCGTCTGCCAGTTCCGCCATCCGCCCTCGAGTCTCGTCCATCATCCTGAAGATTTTGCGGGTATCTAATCGAACACCGAGGGCTGGAAAAAGTACCCGCACAAGGACTTGAACCTTGAACCTTGGGATTAAGAGTCCCCTGCTCTAGCCAGTTGAGCTATGCGGGCAACGGCGATGTTATCACAGCCTACAAAAGCGTGTCAACTGCAGTGGGTTACATCAATGAGCAGGCACTGAGTTCAGCGCAAAACGCGCCCAGAGGGATTTGAACCCCCGGCACCTGGTTCCGAAGACCAGTGCTCTATCCGCTGAGCTATGGGCGCAAAATCAGAATCAGACTTTCTTCACCTCTAATTGATCATTCGTTGCCCTCACTAGGCAAGTCATTCTCTGATAATGTATCATTTTTTTCTTTTAAATTTCCAATCCATATAACTACCCAAATATGCTTTTTATCCCACCCAGTATCTCATCAAACGGCACAACGTCGACTTGCTTATGGATGGAATAACGTTGTTTCCCGGGATAAATAACAGCAATACGTTCGAGGTTTAAATCTTCCAAGGCAATCCGCATTGACGGCGTCATCGTCGGGGCATCGGCTCGTTTGATCTCAACACCATACATCCGCCCGCCTTTGTTGAACACTAAATCAATTTCCGCGCCCTGATGCGTCGCCCCAAAATAGATCCCGTGCGGTTCAACAGAGCGAATAACCTCCTCTATAACAAAACCTTCCCATGAGGCTCCGAACTTGGGATGCGCCAACAAATTATCCATAGTTGGAGGCAGCGATACACCATGTAACGGGAGGTCTCTTTCAACAAAACTCTGCGTGTATTCCCTACCGACTTCATCTAAAGAAAACCCCCCTATCGTTATGCGCTCGACCCTTCCGGCCAATGACTCAGAAGCATGTTTGATCAGATTAGCTGATGCGCTGCCAGGAATAAGAAATCTTGATGGCAATGGAACTCTATCAGCTAAAACACGCAAGAGAGGAAACAGCTCCGGTTGTCGCTGAACTTCATCATTGACGAGGGCCTAATCAATGAAACAACCCGCTATGATCAACAGCTTCCTATAATCCTTTAAAGCAAAATAAAAAGAAAACTCCCACCCGAACTGTGGCACAGAAATGCGCCGGTTCGCGTGGGAGTAACATTTGGGGTGAGAGAGGGGAATCGAACCCCCGACCCCCTGAACCACAATCAGGTGCTCTAACCAACTGAGCTACTCTCACCAAAATCACTAGTTCCGCGGCCCAAAATTCATGACCGGGCCCTTGTTTAAAATCCCTGGTTCCTCCGGCTCTTTCACCGGCTCGGGTGTTTCCTCAAATACAGGAATGGGTTCGTCCAATGATGGAGGAATTGGTTCATCCAAACCCGCAGTCTCCGGATGCGGTTCTATGCCCTGCGCCGGATCCTCGGGCAGACTGGCACTCTCTTTGGGCCTGTCCAGGAATTCTCCCAAATCCAGCGGCCCGGCAGATTCTTCCATCTTCGGTTTGGGGAAGAATGCCTCGGTGAGGGCCTCTCCTGACAGAACCTGCCGGAGTGTCATAGATTGCAGCGCTTCGGAACCTTGAGCCATGAGTGTAGAATACAAGCGCGCAATACGCAAGGCCCCAGGATCACTAAGCGGACCTTCCAGTCGTAAATCAATGGGGATACGGCCTCCGCAACGCTCCAAAAAGCCCTCTGCCTGATCCCGGGGGAGTCCCATGATTTCCGGCTCTTCCGGATCCCCCAGATCGATTTGCACGCCGGAGGCCACCATATCCGATTCAATCCACAAGTCCCCGCCCTTTGCCTGCGCATCCACAAGGGCCTCGATACTGCCGCCTTGAATCGTTCCAAATGTCTCCGGCATTAGAGGCATCAAATAAAGCAGCGAAAGCTCTTCGAGATTCAGGGTCGCCACCATCTCGCGCGCCGGCCACTCAAACCAGGCGTAACCATTGAAGCTTCCCCTGGATTCCGCCTCCGGCTCCCCCAAGCGCCCGCGGAACTCCAAATGCACCCGGTTCGACACCCGCTCCAGTTCCGTTCCCGCATGCGAGGCATTCATCCAGACTTCGGCCAAACCAATGCGCGCCTCACGGGGTCCCCGGAATTCCAACTCCACAGAGCCGTTCTCTACGGAAAGCCCTGCGCTCACGGGTTGGTCCTGCACTCCTGCAGAAATCCCCATTCCCTGAAGCAGGGCTCCGCACATGGCAAAGGCCCTGGAGCCGGTCTCCTCCCATTTTCCGTGTTCATCCCGCTGCAGTTTGAGCCAAGGGTTGCTTACTCTCAGAGTGTCAATGCTCACCTGGGGCGGATACCACGAACTCAGGCGAACGCGGGCCTCAACGGCATCGGCGCGAAACCAACTGATCCCCTCAGGGTCTTTGAACTGGATGTCCATAAAGGCAAAACCGATAGGGAAGCGCCAGCGCAGCCGTTCAATGTGCAAACCCGGGCCGATGTATTCAGAGACCACATCAGTGAGCGCGGCCTTGGCCCGCGCCAGCGCGATTACCTGGGCCAGGAGAATAAGGCCTGCAAAAAGAAGAATCGCCGCGAGCCAGCGAGCACCTGATTTCATCGAATGGGATAATCTTTCCGGAATAAGCGCGCCCGGCACGACTCGAACGTGCGACCCTCTGCTTAGAAGGCAGATGCTCTATCCACCTGAGCTACAGGCGCAAACTCTTTGGGGGGAAGCCC
This DNA window, taken from Candidatus Omnitrophota bacterium, encodes the following:
- a CDS encoding bifunctional phosphoglucose/phosphomannose isomerase; amino-acid sequence: MPRPLDDPDQIQAIDSHGMLGLLSAFPEQCAHGIQMAGGLSFPPHYADSTCMVVAGVGGSAIGGDLLRSYLVDRCPVSLEVSRHYFVPAYVGSKTLVVVSSYSGETEESLSSYAMAQKQGANLVVLTTGGRLGDQAAAEGVPMIKLPSGLPARAALGYSFFGLLAIAEKMGWARPSEGEIAETVQVLSRLRDEQLGPEVANTKNRAKILAEALKGRLPVIYADADLSDGVVSRWKTQLAENAKVLAMGGTFPEINHNDIVGWGGPSEVAEHQTIVLLRDREERARIRTRIEISKRLWKSLDIEVLEVWSTGQERLSRMFSLIYTGDFASTYLALLNGMDPTDVSRIDSLKSELGSWQA
- the ptsP gene encoding phosphoenolpyruvate--protein phosphotransferase produces the protein MELLKGIPAAPGIAAGKLVVLKRADYVVHRREIAQADLNPEIERFRQALSNTHTEIQEIYNKVGSEIGDAESQIFQAHLLLLDDQIFIEEIVGRIRQERLSAEYVLSDVLQQYVSAFSRIDDAYLKERASDIDDIGKRILRHLLGIPHHSLQNLNELSEPSIIVAHDLTPSETAVMDKTKVLAFATDVGGPTSHTAIIAKSLEIPAVVGLGDATERLNDGARVIVDGYKGVVYLEPDEALSREYKETEKRLAKLERGLLQLRDLPSESLDGRCVNLSANIELPEEVSSVIEHGAEGIGLYRTEFLYMNRKELPDEEEQLQCYQAVARRLCPKPVIIRTIDLGGDKLASLLALPDRGDMESYRGWRAIRFCLAHPGIFKIQLRAILRASVHCNIQIMYPMISGLEELQDANGLLEEAKQELRDQEIPFDEHLQVGAMIEVPSAVLAADILAKEVSFFSIGTNDLIQYALAVDRLNEKTAYLYEPTHPAILRMIQHVVKVGHENNLWVGMCGEMAAMPACALLLLGLGMDELSVSAAALPEIKRIIRNANYEQAKLVAEKALSFPTGKGVLEYLQTELKKLSPEPVEEGA
- a CDS encoding HPr family phosphocarrier protein — its product is MPTLRRTVVIHNEEGLHARPAALFVKVAKKFDASVSVRRGSQRVNGKSIMGILMLGAGKGAKITIEVEGIDAEEALEELIVIVEENLG
- a CDS encoding PTS sugar transporter subunit IIA, encoding MRIMDFLDAEAVEPNLKATDKKGVIEEMVGLLVRAGSVKEADKTEITRVLLERESLGSTGIGQSVGIPHGKSDRVDTLVAAFGKSNLGVDFDSLDGAPVHLFFLLVAPHDSAGPHLKALARISRLLKDRFFREELKKSMEQKALVEIIRAEDEKVQ
- a CDS encoding DUF4143 domain-containing protein, which gives rise to MFPLLRVLADRVPLPSRFLIPGSASANLIKHASESLAGRVERITIGGFSLDEVGREYTQSFVERDLPLHGVSLPPTMDNLLAHPKFGASWEGFVIEEVIRSVEPHGIYFGATHQGAEIDLVFNKGGRMYGVEIKRADAPTMTPSMRIALEDLNLERIAVIYPGKQRYSIHKQVDVVPFDEILGGIKSIFG
- a CDS encoding AsmA family protein, which gives rise to MKSGARWLAAILLFAGLILLAQVIALARAKAALTDVVSEYIGPGLHIERLRWRFPIGFAFMDIQFKDPEGISWFRADAVEARVRLSSWYPPQVSIDTLRVSNPWLKLQRDEHGKWEETGSRAFAMCGALLQGMGISAGVQDQPVSAGLSVENGSVELEFRGPREARIGLAEVWMNASHAGTELERVSNRVHLEFRGRLGEPEAESRGSFNGYAWFEWPAREMVATLNLEELSLLYLMPLMPETFGTIQGGSIEALVDAQAKGGDLWIESDMVASGVQIDLGDPEEPEIMGLPRDQAEGFLERCGGRIPIDLRLEGPLSDPGALRIARLYSTLMAQGSEALQSMTLRQVLSGEALTEAFFPKPKMEESAGPLDLGEFLDRPKESASLPEDPAQGIEPHPETAGLDEPIPPSLDEPIPVFEETPEPVKEPEEPGILNKGPVMNFGPRN